ACCTTGACCACCCGGGCCACCGTGTCGAGCCCGACCAGGGCATCCACGGCGGCCAGCGCGTTGAGAGCGCAGATCCGGGCCAGTGCGTGCCCGTCCTCCGGGGCGACCTCCGCACCCAGCTTGCCGGTGCGCGGCAATTCGCCGGCCTGCATCGGCAGCTGACCGGAGGTGTAGACGAGGTTGCCGGTGCGCACCGCCGGCACGTAGGCCGCCAGCGGCGCCACCACATCGGGCAGCTCGATCCCGAGTTCGGTCAGCCGGGCCCGCCA
The window above is part of the Mycolicibacter sp. MU0102 genome. Proteins encoded here:
- a CDS encoding RidA family protein, with product MSWRARLTELGIELPDVVAPLAAYVPAVRTGNLVYTSGQLPMQAGELPRTGKLGAEVAPEDGHALARICALNALAAVDALVGLDTVARVVKVVGFVASAPNFNGQPAVVNGASELLGEVFGDAGKHARSAVGVSELPLNAPVEVELIVELKAAAE